Proteins from a single region of Alphaproteobacteria bacterium:
- a CDS encoding non-ribosomal peptide synthetase, whose product ADGAEEPKGLPHLPVEYADYAVWQWRRLEMEGQLEQQLDYWTKQLANAPTPLNLPFDRPRSETSSGREGSLLPVFLPGKLVAVLADLCTQHHCTIFVGLMAAFQLTLSRLSGNVEDLVVGTPNTGRDDVRLHEMVGCIVDMLAIRGDLKGRPSFSTLLERQRLIVTDALRHANIPFTRIVQRLQVPRIANCHPVYQVCPFV is encoded by the coding sequence GCAGATGGTGCTGAGGAGCCGAAAGGGTTACCACATCTACCTGTAGAGTATGCAGACTATGCTGTGTGGCAGTGGCGTCGCCTTGAAATGGAGGGGCAATTGGAACAGCAGCTGGACTATTGGACGAAGCAGCTGGCTAATGCACCAACACCACTGAACCTCCCCTTTGACCGACCACGTTCTGAAACATCCAGTGGCCGTGAGGGCTCTCTTTTGCCTGTTTTCCTGCCTGGAAAGCTGGTGGCTGTGCTTGCAGATCTCTGTACTCAACACCATTGTACCATATTTGTGGGGCTCATGGCAGCCTTTCAGCTAACGTTGAGCCGCCTTTCAGGCAATGTAGAGGATTTGGTGGTGGGGACACCCAATACTGGCCGAGATGATGTGCGGCTACATGAAATGGTGGGGTGCATCGTTGATATGTTAGCGATACGAGGGGACCTGAAGGGGCGACCGAGCTTCTCCACTCTGCTGGAACGGCAGCGGCTCATTGTGACCGACGCATTACGTCATGCTAACATTCCCTTCACACGGATCGTACAACGCCTTCAAGTGCCGCGTATTGCCAACTGCCATCCTGTCTACCAGGTATGCCCATTTGTTTGA